A window of the Buchnera aphidicola str. Sg (Schizaphis graminum) genome harbors these coding sequences:
- the rplF gene encoding 50S ribosomal protein L6 — translation MSRVAKRPILIPEGIKIELNLQSISIKGKYGYLSRIIHDAVKVECLNNKITFSIRSGFSDAWAQAGTSRALVNSMIIGVSKKFSKKLQFSGVGYRVSLTKGNIVNMSLGYSHPIVYSLPPYIEAENPSPTEIVIKGVDKQLVGQIAANLRSYRRPEPYKGKGIRYSNEVVHMKEAKKK, via the coding sequence ATGTCTCGTGTTGCGAAACGTCCAATTTTAATTCCTGAAGGTATAAAGATTGAATTAAATTTGCAATCAATATCTATTAAAGGAAAATATGGTTATCTTTCACGTATTATTCATGATGCAGTTAAGGTGGAATGTCTAAATAATAAAATAACTTTTTCAATACGTTCAGGTTTTTCTGATGCCTGGGCTCAAGCAGGAACTTCGAGAGCTCTTGTAAATTCAATGATTATAGGAGTTTCAAAAAAATTTAGTAAAAAGTTACAATTTTCTGGAGTAGGATATCGTGTTTCCCTAACAAAAGGGAATATTGTTAACATGTCATTAGGTTATTCTCATCCTATTGTATATTCTTTACCTCCTTATATTGAAGCAGAAAACCCTTCTCCAACAGAGATTGTTATTAAAGGGGTAGATAAGCAATTAGTAGGTCAAATAGCTGCTAATTTAAGATCGTATCGTAGACCTGAACCTTATAAAGGAAAAGGAATTAGATATTCAAACGAAGTTGTACATATGAAAGAGGCTAAGAAAAAGTAA
- the rpmJ gene encoding 50S ribosomal protein L36: MKVKASVKVLCRNCKIVRRKNVVRVICTNDPKHKQRQG, from the coding sequence GTGAAAGTGAAAGCTTCTGTAAAAGTTCTTTGTCGAAACTGTAAAATAGTTCGAAGAAAGAATGTTGTTCGAGTGATTTGTACTAATGATCCTAAACATAAGCAGCGTCAAGGTTAA
- the rpoA gene encoding DNA-directed RNA polymerase subunit alpha, with protein MQNSIIGFLKPRLVEIEQITATHTKVTLEPLERGFGHTLGNALRRILLSSMPGYAVTEVEIDGVLHEYSTKEGVQEDILEILLNLKELAVKVHGKDEVFMSLNKSGIGSVTASDIIHDGDVEIIKPDHLICHLTDENASIQMRIKVQRGRGYIPASSRIHMEDDLRPIGCLLVDACYSPINRISYNVEAARVEQRTDLDKLIIEMKTNGTIDPEEAIRRAATILSEQLEAFVDLRDVKEPEIKEEKPEFEPILLRPVDDLELTVRSANCLKAESIHYIGDLVQRTEVELLKTPNLGKKSLTEIKDILAARNLSLGMKLEKWPPSSILEE; from the coding sequence ATGCAGAATTCTATTATTGGTTTTTTAAAACCACGTTTAGTTGAAATTGAACAAATTACTGCAACTCATACTAAAGTCACTTTAGAACCATTAGAAAGAGGTTTTGGTCATACATTAGGTAATGCCCTTCGTAGAATTCTTCTTTCTTCTATGCCAGGATATGCTGTAACTGAAGTTGAAATTGATGGAGTGTTACACGAATATAGCACTAAAGAAGGTGTACAAGAAGATATTTTAGAAATTTTATTAAATTTAAAAGAATTAGCAGTAAAAGTACATGGAAAAGATGAAGTTTTTATGTCATTAAATAAATCAGGGATTGGTTCTGTCACTGCGTCTGATATAATTCACGATGGTGATGTAGAAATTATTAAACCAGATCATTTAATTTGCCATTTGACTGATGAAAATGCCTCTATTCAAATGAGAATTAAAGTACAACGTGGAAGAGGCTATATCCCCGCTTCTTCTAGAATCCATATGGAAGATGACTTGAGACCAATAGGTTGTTTGTTAGTAGATGCATGCTATAGTCCAATCAATCGTATTTCTTATAATGTAGAAGCTGCACGTGTAGAACAAAGAACAGATTTAGATAAATTAATTATCGAAATGAAAACAAATGGAACAATAGACCCAGAAGAAGCTATTCGACGTGCTGCTACTATCTTATCTGAACAATTAGAAGCATTTGTTGATTTAAGAGATGTGAAAGAACCTGAAATAAAAGAAGAAAAACCTGAATTTGAGCCTATTTTATTACGTCCTGTAGATGATTTAGAATTAACTGTTCGTTCTGCAAATTGTCTTAAAGCTGAATCAATACATTATATTGGTGATTTAGTTCAAAGAACAGAAGTTGAACTTTTAAAAACTCCTAATTTAGGTAAAAAATCTTTAACTGAAATTAAGGATATATTAGCAGCTCGAAATTTATCTCTTGGAATGAAATTAGAAAAATGGCCTCCATCGAGTATTTTAGAAGAATAA
- the rpsK gene encoding 30S ribosomal protein S11, giving the protein MVKNSSVRTRKRVKKQITDGIAHIHASFNNTIVTITDRQGNALGWATSGGSGFRGSRKSTPFAAQIAAERCAEIVKDYGIKNLEVMVKGPGPGRESTIRALNAAGFRITNITDVTPIPHNGCRPPKKRRV; this is encoded by the coding sequence ATGGTAAAAAATTCATCTGTTCGCACACGTAAACGTGTAAAAAAACAAATTACAGACGGTATAGCTCATATTCATGCTTCATTTAACAATACTATTGTTACTATTACTGACAGACAAGGAAATGCTTTAGGTTGGGCAACTTCTGGAGGATCAGGTTTTAGAGGTTCTCGGAAATCGACTCCCTTTGCCGCACAGATTGCTGCTGAACGATGTGCTGAAATAGTTAAAGATTATGGTATAAAAAATTTAGAAGTTATGGTTAAGGGACCTGGACCTGGTAGAGAATCTACTATTCGAGCTTTGAATGCTGCTGGCTTTCGTATTACAAATATTACTGATGTAACACCTATTCCTCATAATGGTTGCCGTCCTCCTAAAAAACGTCGTGTTTAA
- the fmt gene encoding methionyl-tRNA formyltransferase codes for MKKLTIIFAGTAYFSMRYLDALTKSEHKVIAVITQPDRPSGRGQKIIFSPVKILSIKRNIPIFQPSELKNEKIQREIFNLNADMMIVVSYGKLIPKEILTMFPKGCINVHTSLLPRWRGATPIQSAILFGDKETGISIIKMNEKMDAGTIINSVKCNILPNDTTETLTFKLIEIGIQVLLKTLYYINKNIVVEKEQNEKHATFSKKISKKDALLNWNTEAYLLERLIRAFNPWPVCYFIVNQIAIRVWQAKIIPTVMKSACVGEIVAFNKNGIQINTAHQILNLQKIQFPGKKIINVEKIISSKKHWFHIGKII; via the coding sequence TTGAAAAAATTAACAATTATTTTTGCTGGAACAGCATACTTCTCTATGAGATATTTAGATGCATTGACAAAATCTGAACACAAAGTAATAGCTGTAATTACTCAACCTGATCGTCCTTCTGGAAGAGGTCAAAAAATAATTTTTTCTCCTGTAAAAATATTATCTATAAAAAGAAATATTCCTATTTTTCAACCATCAGAATTAAAAAATGAAAAAATACAACGTGAAATATTCAATCTTAATGCAGATATGATGATAGTAGTTTCTTATGGAAAACTCATACCAAAAGAAATACTAACTATGTTTCCAAAAGGTTGTATTAACGTTCATACTTCGTTATTACCTAGATGGAGAGGTGCTACTCCTATTCAATCTGCAATTTTATTTGGAGATAAAGAAACAGGTATAAGCATCATAAAAATGAATGAAAAAATGGATGCTGGAACTATAATTAATTCAGTTAAATGCAATATCTTACCTAACGATACAACTGAAACATTAACATTTAAATTAATTGAAATCGGAATTCAAGTATTATTAAAAACTTTATATTATATAAATAAAAATATTGTTGTTGAAAAAGAACAAAATGAAAAACATGCAACTTTTTCAAAAAAAATATCTAAAAAAGATGCTTTACTCAATTGGAATACTGAAGCATATCTTTTAGAAAGATTAATACGTGCTTTTAATCCTTGGCCTGTCTGTTACTTTATTGTTAACCAAATAGCAATAAGAGTATGGCAAGCAAAAATTATACCAACTGTTATGAAAAGTGCTTGTGTAGGAGAAATTGTCGCTTTTAATAAAAATGGTATTCAAATAAATACAGCTCATCAAATATTAAATCTTCAAAAAATACAATTTCCTGGGAAAAAAATTATAAATGTAGAAAAAATAATTTCTTCTAAGAAACATTGGTTTCATATAGGAAAAATTATCTAA
- a CDS encoding DUF494 family protein, with the protein MFEVLIYLFETYVHSGSEISIDYKNLTSDLSDIGFRSKDIYKALHWLKNLSCCKKNIFSSINLSLNHTTNRIYTKKEEFKLNSDCRGFILFLEELEILTLNTREIIIERIMALDISHVNIEDLKWIVLIILFNIPGCEVVYRKLENLLFNFKKEIVH; encoded by the coding sequence ATGTTTGAAGTATTAATATATTTATTCGAAACTTATGTTCATAGTGGATCAGAAATTTCTATTGATTATAAAAATTTAACTAGTGATTTATCGGATATAGGTTTCCGATCGAAAGATATTTATAAAGCGTTACATTGGTTGAAAAATTTATCTTGTTGTAAAAAAAATATTTTTTCATCAATTAACTTATCTTTAAATCATACTACAAATCGAATTTATACAAAAAAAGAAGAATTTAAATTAAATTCTGATTGTCGTGGTTTTATACTTTTCTTAGAAGAGTTAGAAATATTAACATTGAATACACGTGAAATAATTATTGAAAGAATTATGGCTTTAGATATTAGTCACGTAAATATTGAGGATTTAAAATGGATTGTTTTAATTATATTATTCAATATTCCCGGATGTGAGGTTGTTTATAGAAAACTAGAAAATTTATTATTTAATTTTAAAAAAGAAATTGTTCATTAA
- the rplQ gene encoding 50S ribosomal protein L17, whose translation MRHRKIGRKLNCKSDHRNAIFKNMACSLILNEIIKTTLAKAKELRRIVEPMITLSKIDTVAHRRLLFSRIRNNEVIAKLFKKIGPIFYNRSGGYTRILKCGFRFGDKAPMAYIELVDRVRKSKEKKKLSSNNNLIKNK comes from the coding sequence ATGCGACATCGAAAAATTGGTCGTAAATTAAACTGCAAAAGTGATCATCGTAATGCCATATTTAAAAATATGGCCTGTTCTTTAATTCTTAATGAGATTATTAAAACTACATTAGCAAAAGCAAAAGAATTACGACGAATTGTTGAACCTATGATTACCTTATCTAAAATAGATACTGTAGCACATAGGAGATTATTATTTTCTCGTATTCGTAATAATGAAGTAATTGCAAAATTATTTAAAAAAATAGGTCCTATTTTTTATAATAGATCAGGTGGTTATACTCGTATTTTAAAATGTGGCTTCCGATTTGGAGATAAAGCACCCATGGCTTATATTGAATTAGTTGATCGTGTTAGAAAAAGCAAAGAAAAAAAGAAATTGTCAAGCAATAATAACCTTATAAAAAATAAATAA
- the rpsM gene encoding 30S ribosomal protein S13 has translation MARIAGINIPEHKHALIALTSIYGIGKKRSKIICFNANIAENSKISDLKEEEIELLRENVAKYVTEGDLRREKTLNIKRLIDLNCYRGLRHRRSLPVRGQRTKTNARTCKGPRKAIKK, from the coding sequence ATGGCTCGTATTGCAGGTATTAATATTCCTGAACATAAGCATGCTTTAATTGCATTAACATCAATATATGGGATTGGAAAAAAAAGATCTAAAATAATTTGTTTTAATGCAAATATTGCTGAAAATTCTAAAATTTCGGATTTAAAAGAAGAAGAAATTGAATTATTAAGAGAAAACGTTGCTAAATATGTTACTGAAGGCGATTTAAGAAGAGAAAAAACTTTAAACATTAAACGTTTGATTGATTTAAATTGTTATCGTGGTTTACGTCATCGAAGAAGCTTGCCAGTTCGTGGACAAAGAACAAAAACTAATGCTCGAACTTGTAAAGGTCCTCGAAAAGCAATAAAAAAATAA
- the aroE gene encoding shikimate dehydrogenase has protein sequence MCKLEKFNYALFGNPIDHSQSPKIHNFFATQTGILHIYKAINIPLDQFSSVVSDFFKKNIKGANVTAPFKKEAYFFSDKLTERAKIAQSVNTLKKISDKCILGDNTDGIGLLSDLVRLNFIKKNFSILILGAGGAVKGVLLPLLSLGCSVYILNRTILNAKILVKQFNKYGKIFVFDRQNFKQQNFDLVINAMSRNTEKKNFLPLSLITSKTFFYDMNYSTRNTPFINWCSKAGGSFISNGIGMLVFQAAYSFLEWHNVLPEINYIINILNIK, from the coding sequence ATGTGTAAACTTGAAAAGTTTAATTACGCTTTGTTTGGAAATCCTATTGATCACAGTCAATCTCCTAAAATTCATAATTTTTTTGCTACACAAACAGGTATTTTGCATATTTATAAAGCTATTAACATTCCATTAGATCAATTTTCTTCAGTAGTTTCAGATTTTTTTAAAAAAAATATTAAAGGTGCTAATGTAACAGCACCTTTTAAAAAAGAAGCGTATTTTTTTTCTGATAAGTTAACTGAAAGAGCGAAGATTGCACAATCTGTAAATACTTTAAAGAAAATAAGCGATAAATGTATTTTAGGAGATAATACTGACGGTATAGGATTATTATCTGATTTAGTTAGATTAAATTTTATAAAAAAAAATTTTTCTATATTAATACTTGGTGCAGGAGGTGCTGTGAAAGGTGTTCTTTTGCCACTTTTATCTTTGGGATGTTCAGTTTACATTTTAAATCGAACTATTTTAAATGCTAAAATTTTAGTTAAACAATTTAATAAATATGGAAAAATTTTTGTTTTTGATAGACAAAATTTTAAACAACAAAATTTTGATTTAGTTATCAATGCTATGTCAAGAAATACTGAGAAAAAAAATTTTTTACCCTTATCTTTAATTACTTCTAAAACTTTTTTTTACGATATGAATTATAGTACACGCAATACACCCTTTATTAATTGGTGTTCTAAAGCAGGAGGAAGCTTTATTTCTAATGGAATAGGGATGCTGGTTTTTCAAGCAGCTTATTCTTTTTTAGAATGGCACAATGTACTTCCAGAAATAAATTATATTATTAATATTTTAAATATAAAATAA
- the rpsE gene encoding 30S ribosomal protein S5: MANIEKKNNSELQEKLITVNRVSKTVKGGRIFSFTALTVVGNGEGRVGFGYGKAREVPAAIQKAMEKARRNMVTIPLVNKTLQHSLKGSHTGSNIFMKPASDGTGIIAGGAMRAVLEVAGIHNVLAKTYGSTNPINVVRATMNGLTNMKSPEMIAAKRNKLIEDILG, from the coding sequence ATGGCTAATATCGAAAAAAAAAATAATAGTGAATTACAAGAAAAGCTAATTACTGTAAATCGCGTTTCAAAAACAGTTAAAGGCGGTCGTATATTTTCATTTACTGCTTTAACAGTAGTAGGAAATGGAGAAGGACGCGTTGGTTTTGGTTATGGAAAAGCTCGTGAGGTACCAGCTGCAATTCAGAAAGCTATGGAAAAAGCTAGACGTAATATGGTAACTATACCATTAGTAAATAAAACTTTACAGCATTCGTTAAAGGGTTCACATACTGGATCAAATATTTTTATGAAACCAGCTTCAGATGGAACAGGAATAATTGCGGGTGGAGCTATGCGCGCAGTATTAGAAGTAGCAGGTATACATAATGTATTGGCTAAAACTTATGGTTCAACTAATCCTATTAATGTAGTTCGCGCCACTATGAATGGATTAACTAATATGAAATCTCCAGAAATGATAGCAGCTAAAAGAAATAAATTAATTGAAGACATATTAGGATAA
- the rpmD gene encoding 50S ribosomal protein L30 has product MKTIKITQIKSSIGRIPDHKKTLLGLGLRHIGHSVIRQDTPSIRGMIKKISYILKIQEE; this is encoded by the coding sequence ATGAAAACGATTAAAATAACTCAAATTAAAAGTTCAATAGGACGAATACCTGATCATAAGAAAACCCTGTTAGGATTGGGTTTACGTCATATTGGACATAGTGTAATACGTCAAGATACTCCGTCTATTAGAGGTATGATAAAAAAAATATCTTATATTTTAAAAATACAAGAGGAATGA
- the secY gene encoding preprotein translocase subunit SecY: MIKKLGLNFKNTKKVTNELKQRIASVVIALIIFRIGSFIPIPGIDTTILSRILNDQKGTIIEMFNMFSGGALSRASIFALGIMPYISSSIIIQLLTLVIPSLSEIKKEGEVGRTKINQYTRYTTLVLALFQSIGIVTSLPKISGMNQIIIHPDFYFYFTAIIILVTGTMFLMWLGELITECGIGNGISIIIFIGIIAGLPSAIVHTIEQTRQGDLHILLFLCVLILIFSVVFLVVFIERSQRKIIIHYAQRQKGRRIYSTQSTHLPLKINMAGVIPAIFASSVVLFPVTIISWFGIDRKCYLLKTIFFYFQPNQPLYLILYVFSIIFFCFFYTGLVFNPRETADNLKKSGGFISGIRPGEQTAKYINKIMIRLTLFGSLYIAFICLIPEFMRSAMNVPFYFGGTSLLIVVVVIMDFIAQIQTLIMSSQYESVLKKANLN, from the coding sequence ATGATCAAAAAATTAGGATTAAATTTCAAAAATACTAAGAAAGTCACAAATGAACTTAAGCAAAGAATTGCTTCTGTAGTTATTGCATTAATCATTTTTCGAATTGGTTCTTTTATTCCTATTCCTGGAATTGATACTACGATTTTATCTAGAATATTAAATGATCAGAAAGGCACTATTATTGAAATGTTCAATATGTTTTCTGGTGGTGCTTTAAGTCGTGCTTCTATCTTTGCATTAGGAATTATGCCTTATATATCATCTTCTATTATTATTCAATTATTAACACTAGTAATTCCTTCTTTGTCTGAAATAAAAAAAGAAGGTGAAGTTGGACGCACTAAAATCAATCAATACACAAGGTATACTACCTTAGTATTAGCATTATTTCAATCAATTGGTATTGTTACGAGTCTACCTAAAATATCTGGTATGAATCAAATTATAATTCATCCTGATTTTTATTTTTATTTTACTGCTATTATTATTTTAGTTACTGGTACAATGTTTTTGATGTGGTTAGGAGAATTAATTACAGAATGCGGTATTGGCAATGGAATTTCTATTATAATTTTTATAGGTATAATAGCCGGTTTACCATCAGCTATTGTTCATACAATTGAACAAACTAGACAAGGTGATTTACATATATTATTATTTCTTTGTGTTTTAATATTAATTTTTTCCGTTGTTTTTTTAGTCGTATTTATTGAGCGTAGTCAAAGAAAAATTATTATTCATTATGCTCAACGTCAAAAAGGTCGTCGTATTTATTCTACTCAAAGCACTCATTTACCTTTAAAAATAAATATGGCCGGTGTGATACCAGCTATTTTTGCTTCCAGTGTTGTTTTATTTCCTGTAACAATTATATCTTGGTTTGGAATAGATCGAAAGTGCTATCTATTAAAAACTATTTTTTTTTATTTTCAACCTAATCAACCTTTATATTTAATATTATATGTTTTTTCTATAATATTTTTTTGTTTTTTTTATACTGGATTAGTTTTTAATCCTCGTGAAACTGCAGATAATTTAAAGAAATCAGGTGGTTTTATTTCAGGAATTAGACCAGGTGAACAAACAGCTAAATATATCAATAAGATTATGATTCGATTAACACTTTTTGGTTCTTTATATATTGCGTTTATTTGTTTGATACCTGAATTTATGAGAAGTGCTATGAATGTTCCTTTTTATTTTGGTGGAACATCATTATTGATTGTTGTTGTTGTAATTATGGATTTTATAGCCCAAATTCAAACTTTAATTATGTCTAGTCAGTATGAATCTGTATTAAAAAAAGCTAATTTAAATTAA
- the rplR gene encoding 50S ribosomal protein L18, whose protein sequence is MMFYRNKKIISRTRRLLKARCKIKSLGAIRLVVHRTSRHMYAQIISSESKVLAFASTLESKIKSDLKYTGNKEAAEIVGKIIAKRALLKGISNVSFDRSGFKYHGRIKKLADSARNFGLKF, encoded by the coding sequence ATGATGTTTTATAGAAATAAAAAAATAATTTCTCGTACACGTCGATTGCTTAAAGCACGTTGTAAAATTAAATCATTGGGTGCAATACGTTTAGTTGTACACCGAACTTCTCGTCATATGTATGCTCAAATAATTTCTTCTGAATCAAAAGTTTTAGCTTTTGCTTCAACTTTAGAAAGTAAGATTAAATCAGATTTGAAATATACTGGAAACAAAGAAGCTGCAGAAATTGTTGGTAAAATTATTGCTAAAAGAGCTTTATTAAAAGGAATATCTAATGTTTCTTTTGACCGATCTGGTTTTAAATATCACGGACGCATAAAAAAACTAGCAGATTCTGCACGAAATTTTGGATTAAAGTTTTAA
- the def gene encoding peptide deformylase gives MSVLKILHYPDQRLRLIAKPVEKITKEIYKITNNMIDTMYQEEGIGLAATQVNIQLQIIVIHKIHAIEKNLILINPKIIEKKGSISIEEGCLSIPEYRAFVPRFNYIKIQAINLNGNTVEIEADSILSICIQHEIDHLNGKLFIDYLSELKRERILKKLIKLKKRIK, from the coding sequence ATGTCTGTTTTAAAAATACTACATTATCCTGATCAAAGATTAAGACTAATTGCCAAACCAGTTGAAAAAATCACTAAAGAAATATACAAAATTACAAATAATATGATAGATACTATGTATCAAGAAGAAGGAATTGGTTTAGCAGCAACACAAGTAAACATTCAACTGCAAATAATTGTGATTCATAAAATACACGCAATAGAAAAAAATTTGATTCTTATTAATCCAAAAATTATTGAAAAAAAAGGCAGTATTAGTATTGAAGAAGGATGTTTATCAATTCCAGAATATCGTGCTTTTGTTCCACGTTTTAATTATATTAAAATTCAAGCTATAAATTTAAATGGAAATACTGTAGAAATAGAAGCAGATTCAATTCTTTCAATTTGTATACAACATGAAATAGATCATCTAAATGGAAAACTATTTATAGATTATCTTTCTGAACTAAAGAGAGAAAGAATTTTAAAAAAATTAATAAAATTAAAAAAAAGAATAAAATAA
- the ybeD gene encoding DUF493 family protein YbeD, with the protein MKTKLREMLKFPCFFTYKIIGLAQPELVDQIIKVIQIQIPGDYTPQVKSSNRGNYLSVSITICAKNFEQIETLYHDISKINMVRMVL; encoded by the coding sequence ATGAAGACAAAATTACGAGAAATGTTAAAATTCCCTTGTTTTTTTACTTATAAGATCATTGGTTTAGCACAACCCGAACTTGTTGATCAAATAATAAAAGTCATTCAAATTCAGATTCCTGGAGATTATACACCTCAAGTAAAATCAAGTAACAGAGGTAATTATCTTTCTGTTTCCATTACAATATGTGCAAAAAATTTTGAACAGATTGAAACATTGTACCATGATATTAGTAAAATAAATATGGTGAGAATGGTTCTATAA
- the cspE gene encoding transcription antiterminator/RNA stability regulator CspE, with translation MSKIKGNVKWFNESKGFGFITPEDGSKDVFVHFSAIQSNGFKTLAEGQSVEFEITEGAKGPSAANVISL, from the coding sequence ATGTCCAAGATTAAAGGTAATGTTAAGTGGTTTAATGAGTCTAAAGGGTTTGGTTTTATTACTCCAGAAGATGGAAGTAAAGATGTATTTGTTCACTTCTCAGCTATACAAAGTAATGGATTTAAAACTCTAGCAGAAGGTCAAAGTGTTGAATTTGAAATTACTGAGGGAGCAAAGGGGCCATCTGCTGCTAATGTTATTAGTCTATAG
- the rpsD gene encoding 30S ribosomal protein S4, whose protein sequence is MARYLGPKLKLSRREGTDLFLKSGFRSIDSKCKLEHPPGQHGVRKPRLSDYAIQLREKQKVRRLYGVLERQFRIYYKKASRSKGNTGENLLQLLERRLDNVVYRMGFGCTRSESRQLISHKSIKVNNNIVNIASYQISPNDRISVRDKSKNQSRIKAALELTEQREKLMWIEVNVTKMEGIFKRFPERSDLSAEINEHLIVELYSK, encoded by the coding sequence ATGGCAAGATATTTAGGTCCTAAATTAAAGTTAAGTCGACGTGAAGGTACTGATTTATTTTTAAAATCAGGATTTCGTTCAATAGATTCTAAATGTAAGTTAGAACACCCACCTGGACAACACGGAGTTCGAAAACCAAGATTGTCAGATTATGCTATTCAATTACGTGAAAAGCAAAAAGTTCGTCGTCTTTATGGTGTTTTAGAACGTCAATTTAGAATATATTATAAAAAAGCATCTCGTTCAAAAGGTAATACTGGAGAAAATTTATTACAATTATTAGAAAGAAGACTTGATAATGTAGTATATAGAATGGGATTTGGCTGTACTCGTTCTGAATCTAGACAATTAATAAGTCACAAATCAATTAAAGTTAACAATAATATTGTTAATATTGCTTCGTATCAAATTTCTCCTAATGATCGTATTTCTGTAAGAGATAAATCCAAAAATCAATCAAGAATCAAAGCTGCTTTGGAACTTACTGAACAGAGAGAAAAATTAATGTGGATTGAAGTTAATGTTACTAAAATGGAAGGGATTTTCAAAAGATTTCCTGAACGTTCTGATTTGTCTGCAGAAATTAATGAGCATTTAATTGTTGAACTTTATTCTAAATAA
- a CDS encoding L-threonylcarbamoyladenylate synthase type 1 TsaC, which produces MSKDYFLSSLIKCIRKLYDKKIIAYPTEAMFGLGCDPTSEKAVKRLLDLKKRSIKKGLILVASNYNQIKMYINESKLSAQQKKTMFFHWPGPYTFLVPANSLVPCWLTGQFDTIAVRISAHFSIIKLCNVFGKALVSTSANISNMSPCLTREDVLKDFGKDFPVLYGHIGNESHPSKIINIVNGKLIRYV; this is translated from the coding sequence ATGAGTAAAGATTATTTTTTAAGTTCATTAATTAAATGTATACGTAAGCTATACGATAAAAAAATCATTGCATATCCTACTGAAGCAATGTTTGGATTAGGATGTGATCCTACAAGCGAAAAAGCTGTTAAAAGATTATTAGATTTAAAGAAGAGAAGTATAAAAAAAGGATTAATACTAGTTGCTTCAAATTATAATCAGATCAAAATGTACATTAATGAAAGTAAATTATCTGCACAGCAAAAAAAAACGATGTTTTTTCATTGGCCTGGACCTTATACATTTTTAGTTCCTGCGAATTCTTTAGTTCCTTGTTGGTTGACTGGCCAGTTTGATACGATAGCGGTTCGTATAAGTGCTCATTTTAGTATAATTAAGTTATGTAATGTTTTTGGAAAAGCACTGGTATCTACAAGTGCTAATATTTCAAATATGTCTCCGTGTCTTACTCGAGAAGATGTTTTAAAGGACTTTGGAAAAGATTTTCCAGTATTGTATGGTCATATAGGAAATGAAAGTCATCCCTCTAAAATAATTAATATTGTTAATGGAAAATTAATTCGTTATGTGTAA
- the rplO gene encoding 50S ribosomal protein L15 — MRLNTLSPSLGSRKNHKRLGRGIGSGFGKTAGRGHKGQKSRSGGHVNRGFEGGQMPIYRRIPKFGFNSRKKNITAEVRLSDISKLSTDIIDLKVLKKENIINKNIKYVKIILSGKLEVALTLHGLRVTRGARLAIENYGGKIEG, encoded by the coding sequence ATGCGTTTGAATACTTTATCTCCATCTTTAGGATCTCGCAAAAATCATAAAAGATTAGGTCGTGGCATTGGTTCTGGTTTTGGAAAAACTGCAGGTCGAGGTCATAAAGGTCAAAAATCTAGATCTGGAGGTCATGTTAATCGTGGTTTTGAAGGAGGTCAAATGCCTATTTATAGAAGGATTCCTAAATTTGGATTCAATTCTCGTAAAAAAAATATAACAGCAGAAGTCCGCTTATCGGATATATCAAAATTATCTACTGATATTATTGATTTAAAAGTTTTAAAAAAAGAAAATATTATTAATAAAAATATTAAATATGTAAAAATTATTCTTTCAGGGAAATTAGAAGTGGCTTTGACATTACATGGGTTACGTGTAACTCGAGGTGCTCGTCTCGCAATTGAAAATTATGGCGGTAAAATTGAAGGATAA